Proteins encoded within one genomic window of Hevea brasiliensis isolate MT/VB/25A 57/8 chromosome 8, ASM3005281v1, whole genome shotgun sequence:
- the LOC131182165 gene encoding uncharacterized protein LOC131182165 codes for MATSKVSLKFLIDKKGHKVIFAEAGKDFVDFLLYLLNLPLGTVIRLLTEQDMVGCLGNLYKSFNELDESYIRTSQIRESILKPTVSISPTEIPLLLLSDELPSKLYRCQYCNKNVAKEPNVACSSCSARGHGRWNVLSNEKGFVKGVVTYMVMDNLEVSPMSSISSITLLNQFKIQDLSVLEERVVDLGMDEALKLLKEPLQSNTVLTRVFLGTMKKLGCYKCVFVFFKAWN; via the exons ATGGCAACATCCAAGGTAAGCTTGAAGTTTCTTATAGATAAAAAGGGCCACAAGGTTATTTTTGCAGAAGCAGGAAAAGATTTTGTTGATTTCCTTCTATACCTCCTCAATCTCCCTTTAGGGACTGTTATTAGGCTCTTAACAGAGCAAGACATGGTGGGTTGCCTAGGGAACCTGTATAAGAGCTTTAACGAACTCGATGAATCTTACATAAGAACAAGCCAAATCAGAGAATCCATTTTGAAGCCAACAGTTTCCATCTCCCCCACTGAAATACCTCTCTTATTGTTAAGTGATGAACTCCCTTCGAAACTATACAGATGTCAATATTGTAACAAAAATGTGGCAAAGGAGCCAAATGTGGCTTGTTCTAGTTGCAGCGCTAGAGGACATGGCAGATGGAACGTGCTTTCTAATGAGAAGGGTTTTGTGAAGGGTGTGGTCACTTACATGGTGATGGACAATCTGGAGGTGAGCCCTATGTCTTCCATATCAAGCATTACTTTGCTCAACCAGTTCAAGATCCAGGATTTAAGTGTACTTGAAGAAAGGGTGGTTGATTTAGGCATGGATGAG GCTTTAAAGCTTCTCAAGGAACCTTTGCAGTCCAATACAGTTCTTACAAGAGTCTTTCTTGGAACCATGAAGAAATTGGGATGTTACAAATGTGTTTTTGTTTTCTTTAAAGCTTGGAATTAG
- the LOC131182166 gene encoding uncharacterized protein LOC131182166 translates to MCNVRKGKSKVIVPNSTMQKWKEAWSSPEFKAKSHQFTANRCSEIGGVGAGISRHTGGSVSHATHADRMEAKLGRRPFPYELFHKTHTRKGTSDMVDSRAQSIKDAFLALKEQSSQPQEGCSDPPIVDEVALYYQVVGGEKKNRVYGIGSQASIFYPSSSHGSSSTASYCAQSEAMEEEIQQLHRMVTLKDSLVAMEERDRQRELMLEERYRQRERTFGGAHATNDAKHDGTNDASSDSAQTPDATHQDDGREADSGDE, encoded by the exons ATGTGCAATGTCAGGAAAGGAAAATCCAAGGTCATCGTGCCTAATAGTACAATGCAAAAATGGAAGGAGGCATGGAGTAGCCCAGAGTTTAAAGCCAAGAGCCATCAGTTCACTGCTAACCGCTGTAGTGAGATAGGGGGAGTTGGGGCAGGCATCTCTAGACACACAGGGGGTTCAGTTTCACATGCTACTCACGCAGATAGAATG GAAGCCAAGCTTGGCCGAAGACCTTTTCCTTATGAACTTTTCCATAAGACCCACACTAGGAAAGGCACCTCCGATATGGTTGATTCACGAGCGCAATCAATTAAG GATGCATTTTTGGCGCTTAAGGAGCAGTCGTCTCAACCACAAGAGGGGTGCAGTGACCCTCCTATTGTAGATGAGGTCGCACTATATTATCAAGTTGTGGGGGGGGAGAAGAAGAACAGGGTTTATGGCATTGGATCTCAAGCATCAATTTTTTACCCTAGCTCATCACATGGATCATCTTCTACTGCATCCTATTGCGCTCAGTCGGAGGCAATGGAGGAAGAGATTCAACAATTGCATCGCATGGTAACGCTCAAGGATAGTTTGGttgcaatggaggagagagaCCGACAACGCGAGTTGATGCTAGAGGAGAGATATAGACAACGTGAGCGGACCTTTGGAGGAGCGCATGCAACAAATGATGCAAAACATGATGGCACAAATGATGCGAGTAGCGATTCTGCCCAAACTCCAGATGCGACTCATCAGGATGATGGTAGAGAGGCTGATAGTGGTGATGAGTGA